The Hyphomicrobiales bacterium DNA segment GGCACCCAATGGCCGACGCCTGCTTCAAATAACTTATCCCACGGAAAATACTCGCCCGGATCCTGCTTCCGTGACGGCGCAACATCAGAATGACCGATCACGCGCTCTGGCGGTATGGCGTTTCTGTGGCAAATATCTTGTGAAAGCTTGATCACAGCCTCCATTTGAACATCATTAAACGGGATGTACCCATGCTCATGGCCGGGGTTTGAAATTTCGATGCCTATGGAACGGGAATTATTATCTTCAACCCCTTTCCAATACCCAACACCAGCATGCCAACAGCGCAGTTTTTCCGGCGCAGACTGGACAACACGGCCATCTTCAAAGACGAAATAATGGCAAGAGACTTTGCTTGCCTCCATACAAAGCCATTTCAACGCTTTTTCAGCTTCAACCACACCCGTGTAATGAATGAGCAGCATATCCGCTGGCCCACCAACACGCTCATTTACATTGGGCGCAGGCCGCACATAAGCGACGTCTTTATAATCAGGCTCAAAAGTCTCTGCGCTCAAAGTCCACGTTCCTTTTTAAGTTGCTCGTAGGCTGCATTAATGGCGGCCATTTTATCATTGGCCATGCTAACAAATTCTGGCGGCACACCGCGTGCGATTAAACGGTCTGGGTGATTTTCTTTAACAAGATTACGGTAGTGCTTTTGCAGCTCAAAGTTGCTCCAAGAATGATCGGCACCAAGCACTTGGTAAGGGTCATTCTCCCCGCCCTTCACATGGCGCGATCTAATGGCGGCAAAACTCTCATCTTCAAAACCAAAGATGCGGGCCACTTCTTCCAAGAAGGCAAGCTCGTCTTCGTGAATAATGCCATCAGCTTCAGCAATATGAAAAAGTCCATCCAAGATATCTTCTAAAATATCAGGATCATCTTGGTATATTTTCAAAATCTGGCTGGCATAAGCATCAAAACCCGCCACATCTTGTTTGGCGAGATTGAACATGCGGGCAACGTTTTGTTGCTCGGTGGGGGGAATATCGAATATATCGCGAAAGGCGTTGATCTCGTCTTCCGTCACAACCCCGTCCGCTTTCGCCATCTTGGCAGAAAGCGCAATCATCGCAACGGTGAAGGCTACTTGCCGGCGTTCTGGGTTATCCGACACACCTGTGAGCAGGCCGACGACCGCATCAAGCACACCTGCAACTGGTGCACTGGTGGCAATTGCGCCCACGACCTCAGATATTTTGCCCCAAATACTCATTCAAAATCCGTTATTGAAACGACGATGGCCTTTACCCCTATCATTTTGACAATTTAGT contains these protein-coding regions:
- a CDS encoding TerB family tellurite resistance protein, translating into MSIWGKISEVVGAIATSAPVAGVLDAVVGLLTGVSDNPERRQVAFTVAMIALSAKMAKADGVVTEDEINAFRDIFDIPPTEQQNVARMFNLAKQDVAGFDAYASQILKIYQDDPDILEDILDGLFHIAEADGIIHEDELAFLEEVARIFGFEDESFAAIRSRHVKGGENDPYQVLGADHSWSNFELQKHYRNLVKENHPDRLIARGVPPEFVSMANDKMAAINAAYEQLKKERGL
- a CDS encoding N-acetylmuramoyl-L-alanine amidase, producing MSAETFEPDYKDVAYVRPAPNVNERVGGPADMLLIHYTGVVEAEKALKWLCMEASKVSCHYFVFEDGRVVQSAPEKLRCWHAGVGYWKGVEDNNSRSIGIEISNPGHEHGYIPFNDVQMEAVIKLSQDICHRNAIPPERVIGHSDVAPSRKQDPGEYFPWDKLFEAGVGHWVPEAPLGDGRFFQIGEEGQPIEALQSMFALYGYGIEVTGVFDRKTQDVVTAFQRHWRQSKVDGVADASTIETLHNLLKSLPVTG